The Bos indicus x Bos taurus breed Angus x Brahman F1 hybrid chromosome 3, Bos_hybrid_MaternalHap_v2.0, whole genome shotgun sequence genome segment TCCAGTTGAGTTAGGGGTGTCTGGTTGGGGTCTGGAGGACACGAATATCTGACATTGCCGACGATAGAGGCATGGACTCACATACACTCTCACACACAGATATTCTCACTCGTATGGGAATATCCAGACAATAGATGTGTACTTGTGAGCACACATCTATGAACCACAGAAGAAAGGCTGCTCCCTCCGTGcgtacccccacccccacccccagcagctgACAGCCCCTCCTGCCTGTGCCGTTGTCCGCTGGTGACTGTGACTTCGAATGTCACCATTGACGTCACCCTGACATTCCTGCCATTCCCGGAGTGATCCGGGAATTGGGATGGAGGCAGCCACACACTTCCAGGGAAGCAGTGTGCTCTCAGGAGACAGAGCAAGGTGACACTTCTGATTGTGGTCACTCCCACATCTCTGGGATTTAGAATTCCCCAGGCGCCATGTACTACTACCTCCTTGGCAGTAGCTATATATGGGGCGTGAAATGGGTGAATACCCCTCCCCCGCAAAGGAAGGGCCAGAGAAATGTCTGCAGACCTTAAGGAACAATGATCCTTGTAGACCCTCAAGCACAGCAGTAGAAAGTGGTTGTGTGGCTCTGGACACATCACACCTCTGCCAAGCGGGCTTTGTTTGTGCTTCTGTAAATGTGGTTAATGATACGTGTCCTGTCCGTCTTGCAGGGTtagtgtgaggattaaatacGCTGAGATGTATGTGAAGGCCCTGTGTTGGTTATGGAGCGTGGAACAAGTGTAAAAGATGGTTATTCTGCTTATTACCAGTCTAATTACGGGGGCAGCTATGTCACCAGTCCGCTAGTTCCAGTAACACCACCACGACAAGTTCATGGTGCGTCTTTCCTGGCATTCCCAGCTCAAGGCAAGGGGAGCAGTCTGAGTATTGATTTGATCTTGTGACCAGGATCCTCACTGAGTCTTAGCTTTCAGGCTGCCACCTTTGCACAACCTGTGTCTTTATGGGCCTGGTTGGGGGCAAGTGGTAGACTTCCTGTCATCGGTGACCAGCTCCTACCACCTAGCCCCATCACATCTAGCTTGGAGGCATGGGGATGAACCTGATGATTGAGGAGTAAGGAGTGTTCTCCCCCTATTGCCAAGACAAGGTCGTTTTAGGGGAAAATTAGAGAACTCAGGCCCTACTCAAAACCTGAGCATGATTCTGAGAAGTTCTGGGTGACAGGCGTTCTGGCACAGCTAATAAGGATAAGTGGTAGGTCCATGTTTTTCCTTTTACCCCTTTTTTTTCACCTCTCCAGGAAATGGCTATGTCAGTGCTCGGGCTTCCCCTGGCCTCCTCCCCGTGGCCAACGGCAACAGCCTAAACAAGGTCATCCCTGCCAAGtctccacccccacccgcccACAGCGCCCAGCTTGGAGCCCCCAGCCGCAAGCCTGACCTGAGGGTCATCACTTCCCAGGGAGGAAAGGGGTTAATGCATCACTTGGTGAGTGGGGTGTTTGGACCAAGGGCAGGGGCTGAGGAATGggagaatggggagggaggacaaAGCTGACCTCCAGTGGAAGAGATGAAAGTTAACCAGCAGCCAGGGCTTCCCGAGAGAATGTGGAATCGTGGCTTTTTATGAGCTCTTCCTCCCAAAGGGCCTTACGAGAGGTTGGAACACAGAATTACCAGCCTCACAGGGGGTGAAACGGGACACAAGGTGGGAGAGAAGGTTCCCTGGTGATAACAGGGGGATGAGAGGAGGACTTGCCCTTACAGCAGAGGGACGCGGGTTAGCCTGTGAGGATTTCCTCACTGGTGGGCTCTGGGAGATAGCACCTTCGGAGATCAGTGAAGAGCTCTGTCATTCTGGGCCAGAGAGCTGCCCTGCTCTGATGCAGAGGTAGATGGGATGGCCATGGGGGCAGGGGTGTGAGGGAAGGGCAAAGGCCAGAGACTGAACCATCCCCTTGGTTTTATTTCTGCTCCCAGACTGAGGACCATTTAGATCTGGTAAGTGAGGCTGTGAGGTGTTTGCTGTGGCTTTGAATCCCGGGCAAGCCCGTTGCTCTGTGGCCCCAGCATGGAGTGCTGTGTGTGCCCTGTCCTTGTACCTGAGTGTGCGCGTGGTGCTTGGTTAGCTGCCAGGAGTTGTGCTTAGTGCCAGGTGGGATACAGAAGTGAATGGGGTGGGGGCAAGGGGTCACACGTGCACGTGTGTGTACCTGAGTGTCTGTGGACATCTTCCTGTGATGTTGCTTTTGTGCAGACTCAtctctgcgtgtgtgtgcacatgtgcgcGAGAGGGGAGCGGGCTTGCCCCAGGCCTCAGAGGCCCCATCTTGTTGTGTCCAGCATGCCTGCATTAGGCCCCTGCCCTCTGACTCTACTCAGGCCCACCCAGGACAGGGCCCTCCAGCGGAGTGCCAGCCAGACAGGAAAATTGGCTTTctggggaagctgaggccagGCAAGGCCAGAGTTGTCCTTGGCTGTGGGTTTCCCTGCCTCCCCCATCTCCATGTGCTCCTTCCTGCATACAGCCCGTCTTACAGACACTCAGAGGAGCACACAgccactctttctctctctcacacacacacacgtacatacccACCCTCAGCCGGAGTGGGGCGGGGGCTCCTCCCCCCCCCGCCCATCTCCCTGACGGGAGGCCAGAGAGGCTGGAAAAGGCAGGCAGGCTTTGGCGGCCAACACGGCGGCAGTTTCTGCCCCACTGTGGAGTTGGAATAAACAAGTGACTCAGCGGCAGATGGAGCTGACAGCCCCACACACGTGCGTGCGTACACGCAGGCACACGCCACGCCAGGCCCCGCGTTCCCTTCACACATGCCAGCGTGCTTCGAGCAGGCTGTGTGCTGCAGTGTGGCGGACGGAGGGGCCAGCCAGGAGGAGAGTGGGGGTGGCGCCCCGGCTGGTGCTGGGGCTACAGGGCACCTTCCCCTTTGCACATGTGTAGGTGGGAGTACATCTGTGTGTGCACGTTTCTGTCTGTGGATTTCAGCATCTCTGtatgcacctgtgtgtgtgtgtatctctgggGCCTCCATGTTGAGGCATCCCACCTGGGCCTTGAGTTGCCCAGGTGGGCTTTGGAGTGGGGGGCCTGGGTAAAGCAGCCCACACATCTGCCACCTCTGACAGACTGTTTTCTCTTGCAGAACAATGCCCAGCGCCTCGGGGTCTCCCAGTCCACCCACTCGCTCACCACCCCAGTGGTTTCCGTGGCAACACCGAGTTTACTCAGCCAGggcctccccttctcttccatgCCCACTGCCTACAATACAGGTGAGTGTCCATGTTACATGTAGCCGGGTGCTGTTGACCTCGGGGCAGGGGTGGGACCACAGAGGAAACACAACGTATTCTCTGGGGGCTGCCCCAATCTGAGGAAGGTGTTGATTTGGGGGAGTCCCCAGGAAGTGGTaccccgttccagtattcttgcctggaaatcccatggacagaggagcctggtgggctgtatagtccctggggtcgcagagctggacatgaatgagcacacacacagcacactgcCTAATTAAGGGTGCCAGGTTTAGCAGATAGCAGCATCAGATGCTACTCACACGGTGCTGGTGTTCCTGGAACTGTCTCTAAGACATAGTTACAGAAGAATTATTCATTGTTTTCGTCGGAAAAATCAAATTTAAGTGAGTGTGAGTATCCCTTATTTTTACATAGGATCTGATGGAGATGGAGAGCCCTGTCCTTGGGCAGCTCCCGTCTGAGGTGGGCTGAGCAGCTGGGTGACTCAGGCTGACCAGgtcggggagtggggagggaagcaTGTCCAGGTCCGGAAGGAGGAGGATGAAGAAATGAGAGAGAGGGAGGCGGTGGAGGCCCGAGAGGAAGCATGGTTAGGAAGGTGTATCCAGCTTCCTGGGGAAGCCAAGTAGGGACTCTAGGGCAaggtggaggaggaagaagcGGGCTCTAACCCTGATGTTGGCTTGGTGGAATGatgatgggggaagggaggaggaagtcCCATGAAGGTGGGGGAGGGTATCTGAAGTCTGatgaaggtgggggaggggatctGAAGGTGACGTGTCGCTTGGTGACATGAGGGAGGCCTCTGGGTAGAAGAATTCAGAAAGGACACCCAGTGCTTGGACTGTCTTGGGTCCCCAGGGCTGTCCCGGCCTCTGTCACCCACTCACACCCTCCCAGGAACAGTCTGTGACGGAACATCCTCGCCTGCATTCCAAGCTGCTGTGTCAAGAAGGACTTCCCAGTGCAGAAATGCCTTGTCACCTTGCTTCATAGCATCTGTGTGGCTGTGACCCTGGTCTGTTTTTCTCACTGAGGCGAGCCTCTTATGTTCCCCAGCTTCTCTCAGCTGTGAGTGACTTGCATCAGGGCTGTTCTGCAGTGAAATCAGACTAGACCAGAGACCGCTAAACTTCTCCCCACTCTCCAAGCCCCCATTCCAGAGTTGAATCATGCTAGGTAGGTCCCAGACACCAGTACAGAGAGCCACAGAATCCCACCTCTTCCCTGTGTGTAGAAATCAGAACCCAGCCCTGTGTGTAGGAAAGGCCCTTAGGGCAGGTGAAAGAGCTGGAGGGACTGCCCCATGTTGAGGGGCAGACCTGGCATGTGTGCTGGGGGTCCAGAGTGTATCACCGGGTGTTTGTGCAGCCCGTTGTCCCTTGCACGTGCTCCTGTGTGTGCACTCCTGAGTTGTCGTGTCCTTGGGCAGCTTTAGAGAGGACTGCTTCAGATGGCTGCACCCTTGGAGCCCAGCAGGAGTTCTCCCCAGTGAGTTGTGGGTGGCCGGGGTCTCTGAGGCCCTTTTGGCCCTGGCAGCCTGGGTGGTTGGTAGAGGGCAGCGCTCAGGAGCTGCtgttgactggagaatcccatggtggtGGTTTCCTGCCGTCTTCTCAGGTCCTTCACCGGTCTCTGTGGAGCAGGAGGGAGGTTAGTCGGTGTCCGTGAACCTGGGACAGACATTCAGCAAAGCCAGACTTTAGACTCTATTTGTCAGGCTGGTGAGAAAGGAGATTCTGACCCTGGGCTGCCCTCGGAGCCCTGCTGGGAAGTGTTTGGGCTTTCTCACATCCTCTGGAAAACCAGGGGCTCCAGTTCCTCCTGCTGCAGGAGTAGTTAAGTAGATCTCAGTCTAAACAGCAGGTGTTTTCAGGTGACTCTCTGTATACAAACAGAACCCCAGTGAACACGTTGCTGTTTAGTTGTTCACTGTTTACAGTCCCTGGCCCCCGTCCAAACTCCAGCTGGGGGTGATCTGCCTCTGGAAATACCACGGGTAAGGGACAGGCCTGGCCCCTTGTTGACACTGGCTGCAGAGGTCTGGCTGTGGTCCTTCTAAGAGCAGACCAAGGGGCCGGTGGGGAGTCAAATCTGTAGGTAGACAGGGCGGGAGTGTGGTGGGAAAGTGCAGGAGTGGGGGTTGAGTCCCTACCAGTCACTGGCTGGGGGCGTCGGGCAAGGCACCGCGCTCCTCAGAGTTGGTGTCCTTGTTTCTGAAATGAACGTTGTAAAGAGTTGGTCCTCCGGGCTCCTGTCTGCCCTTGGTCTGCCTTTTAAATTTAAGTGTCTCAACACTCCTGGCTAACACTGTTGTAAGACCAGAGGCAAGCATAGACCATCTATAGAGTGAGATTCAAAGATAATAAAGAAGCCTGGGGTCTTGTCTGAGCTCTGCCATTGGTTTTCACTGTGACCTGGGGAGAGTTCCTCAAACTTGAGGCTGCAGTTACCTTGTTGGTGAGTGAATAATAACAGCAGGTGAATCCTGtgaatatttactatgtgccagacaccgTTCTCTAAGCTTCATATGCATTAACTCACTCAGTCCTCAAAGCAGCTGTGTGAGGCAGGCAGGTTTATTGCCTCCAGTTTACAGACAGAATGAGTTCACCAAAGTCACATGGCCTGTGAGTGGAGGTGGCCAGGAAGTCTGACCCCATGGCTCGCATCCTGCTCCTATCTGTTCCATTACACAGATAATCCTGTCTTCCCCGCTCCAGAGGCTGCAGCAGACAGCCCCTCAGGTGGTGTGGCAGGGGGCTGGCTGGTCGGCACGTCCTCCCCACCACAGCACAGTGCTGTCGGCCCTGTTCCTCAGGGGAGACATTTTCTAAACAGTCCCAAACAGGCTGCGGCATGAAATACAACAGGGCTGTGTAAATTGTGAAACATTTCACGGTTCTGTTTGTTCTGTGACAGTGCAAACATCACAGTTTCTTCACTGAGACAGGCATTTTGGAAAACAAGACGCGCCACCTCATGGGGAAATCACCAGACCCCGGGCGGTTGTCCCGCAGGCCCGTTTCCCTCACAGGCCCTCCTGGGCAGCAGAGGTGCGTTCACTTGAGTTTGTGGGCGCAGCAGCTGGAACCCTTGCTGCCACCTGTCCTGTGTGTTGGGCTTGAGGAATGGTGGTTCCAGTCGTTCGTTTCAGAGGCGCCACTCACCTAGCCTTTCCCTCGACTCCCCTCTGTCCCAGAAAGGCACTTGGAACTTGGCAGTTGAAGAGATGACAGTTAGACATATATTAGACTTTCCCTACCTacctttttccccttcttttttaaaactggcATTCTAAAAGTGATACCTACACatggctgggggaaaaaaaagttcaacaCTTGTTTTAAAAAACCACCTCTCTTTTACATCCTGTTAAAAAGCAGCACCTCGTGGTTAAGATTTGCGTTTCTTTGAGTGCCGTCTTCACTGAGTTCAGATGGGCTGATTTAATTATTCACAGCTATCATTAACAGCTCCCCCCACCTTAATAGAACTGGAGGCGGCTCCCCAGGGCGTGGGAGCCTCTATTCTCTTTCCCACAGTGGGAAGCTCCCCCTCACTTTCCTCCCTTACCCTGTACAGATTACCAGTTGACCAGTGCAGAGCTCTCCTCCTTACCAGCCTTCAGTTCACCTGGGGGGCTGTCGCTCAGCAACGTCACTGCCtggcagcagccgcagcagccaCCCCAGCCGCAGCCTCCACAGCAGCCGCAGCCGCAGCCACCCCAGCCACCCCAGCAGCCACAACAGCCACCTCAGCAGCAGCCCCACCTGGTCCCTGTGTCTCTCAGCAACCTAATGTGAGTCCTGGGGGCCGCCCTGCCGGTGTCCGTGGCGGGAGAGTGACGGGCGGGAAGAGGAGAGGCCTTCAGAGATCTGAAATCCCTTCAGGGTTGTTGTCAGTGGACAGCATGCGAGCCACTAAGTGGCAGGCCTGGCATCCCTGGTGTGGGCCTGGGAGACCCACCTGAGCCTCTCCCCTAGCCAGCCCAGGGGTGGGGGGCCCCCAAGGCTGCAGAAGATGACATGGGTTAGAAAGAAAACTAACACGGTTTAtcttcttcttttccctcctCGGCGCCACCCCCGGCCGCCCTGCCTTTCTGGTCTCTTTCTCCATACACCTGTCCCCAACCCAACCCCACCTCCCatcttctcattctctgtcctttcTCTGTCTTGTGACCTCCCCTCACTTTTTCTGTCACTCATGTCCTCTCTTCTGTCCCCTGCACTCCTGCCCATTGCCTATCTCCAGCCCGGGCAGCCCCTTGCCCCACGTGGGTGCCGCCCTCACAgtcaccacccacccccacatcAGCATCAAGTCGGAACCAGTGTCCCCCAGCCGTGAGCGCAGCCCTGCGCCTCCGCCTCCAGCTGTGTTTCCGGCTACCCGCCCTGAGCCTGGCGACGCTCTCAGCAGCCCGGCTGGGGGCTCCTACGAGACGGGGGACCGGGATGATGGACGGGGGGACTTCGGGCCCACACTGGGCCTGCTGCGCCCAGCCCCAGAGCCTGAGGCTGAGGGCTCAGCTGTGAAGAGGATGCGACTCGACACCTGGGTACTGTAGCGTCGCCCCTCCTGTCTGCCGTTGTCTGCTCCACCCAGGGACTGCCCCATAAGCCCCCCAGCCTGTCTCGTCTCCCACCCACAAGGCCTTGTGGCCAGCTAGCCCTTCCGTCAGCCCTCACAGGGCAGGACTGGCACCCTTTTCCCCCGCCAGAGGCCCATCTCCCCTGcctccagcatcagtcctgctGCTTGATGACTTCCCCCTCAGAGCTGGCCCTGCCACCAGAGTCCTGGCCCTACTGGGAGAGGGGCGTGGGGGCACAGAGCCTGTAGTCTGGGCCACGCCCTCACAcccccttctccatctcctctctTCACAGACATTAAAGTGACGATCCCCACTCCCCTCCTCTCCGCCTCCCTGATGAAGAGTTGACAATCTCACCGCCCACCCCTCCCTGTCCTGGGCTCCTCCTGCTCGACCCCCCACTTCCTTTCTTGTGCTCCGTGTCCTGTTGACGGTTACATTTgtgtataattattatattattattattattattatattttttttaatttggattctCGCTTTGGAGAGGGGATGCACCCATCCCCTCTTTCTGCACCCCCCGCCATTTTCACTGGCTGGGAGGGGCTCTTTTTTGCGGGAAGGGGGGGACACTTTGCACGTTGTACACATATGCtgcaggagggggtgggggcccgACAGGCCTTGGGAAAGGACAGGCGCCGAGCCCTGCATGCGgagccctcccaccccatcccccagatAGAGGGAAATAACCAAAAAAACTaccaaacaacaaaaacccctTACAATAGACTGAGACCCAGAGTCGGCTCAATGAGTGGTGGTGTGTTTTAGggggaagaggaggcagaggtTCTGAAAAGGGTCTCTGCCTCCGGGCTGTTCTTGTGGCCACGGGCCCATGGGGCAGAATACCCAGGCCTGGGCCCCAAACGCCCCTGTGCACGCGCACGCACACTCTCCCATTCTTGTGTGAGCTGCGCCTCCAAGGTGTGGAGGTGCTGGCCTAGCGAGCACTGGGGCTGGAAGGCTGCCTGGGAATCCGGGGCTGTCGGGGAGGGGGTTGAGCTGGGGCCCCCTGTGAAGCACAGTAGGAGAGAGACAGAGCCATGAGGAGAGAGCTGAGGAGGGGccgaggggctggggcagggggtgagttgggccccctcccttccccagcgTTTTCTCTAAGATATACAGTGCAATAGCTCCCTGTCCCTCAGCTGACACCAGCCCAGCAAAGCTGGCCACGAAGTGCAG includes the following:
- the MEF2D gene encoding myocyte-specific enhancer factor 2D isoform X4 is translated as MGRKKIQIQRITDERNRQVTFTKRKFGLMKKAYELSVLCDCEIALIIFNHSNKLFQYASTDMDKVLLKYTEYNEPHESRTNADIIEALHKKHRECESPEVDEVFALTPQTEEKYKKIDEEFDKMMQSYRLASAVPAPNFAMPVTVPVSSQSSLQFSNPSGSLATPSLVTSSLTDPRLLSPQQPALQRSSVSPGLPQRPASAGAMLGGDLSSANGACPSPVGNGYVSARASPGLLPVANGNSLNKVIPAKSPPPPAHSAQLGAPSRKPDLRVITSQGGKGLMHHLNNAQRLGVSQSTHSLTTPVVSVATPSLLSQGLPFSSMPTAYNTDYQLTSAELSSLPAFSSPGGLSLSNVTAWQQPQQPPQPQPPQQPQPQPPQPPQQPQQPPQQQPHLVPVSLSNLIPGSPLPHVGAALTVTTHPHISIKSEPVSPSRERSPAPPPPAVFPATRPEPGDALSSPAGGSYETGDRDDGRGDFGPTLGLLRPAPEPEAEGSAVKRMRLDTWTLK
- the MEF2D gene encoding myocyte-specific enhancer factor 2D isoform X2, whose product is MGRKKIQIQRITDERNRQVTFTKRKFGLMKKAYELSVLCDCEIALIIFNHSNKLFQYASTDMDKVLLKYTEYNEPHESRTNADIIEALHKKHRECESPEVDEVFALTPQTEEKYKKIDEEFDKMMQSYRLASAVPAPNFAMPVTVPVSSQSSLQFSNPSGSLATPSLVTSSLTDPRLLSPQQPALQRSSVSPGLPQRPASAGAMLGGDLSSANGACPSPVGNGYVSARASPGLLPVANGNSLNKVIPAKSPPPPAHSAQLGAPSRKPDLRVITSQGGKGLMHHLTEDHLDLNNAQRLGVSQSTHSLTTPVVSVATPSLLSQGLPFSSMPTAYNTDYQLTSAELSSLPAFSSPGGLSLSNVTAWQQPQQPPQPQPPQQPQPQPPQPPQQPQQPPQQQPHLVPVSLSNLIPGSPLPHVGAALTVTTHPHISIKSEPVSPSRERSPAPPPPAVFPATRPEPGDALSSPAGGSYETGDRDDGRGDFGPTLGLLRPAPEPEAEGSAVKRMRLDTWTLK
- the MEF2D gene encoding myocyte-specific enhancer factor 2D isoform X3, which gives rise to MGRKKIQIQRITDERNRQVTFTKRKFGLMKKAYELSVLCDCEIALIIFNHSNKLFQYASTDMDKVLLKYTEYNEPHESRTNADIIETLRKKGFNGCDSPEPDGEDSLEQSPLLEDKYRRASEELDGLFRRYGSAVPAPNFAMPVTVPVSSQSSLQFSNPSGSLATPSLVTSSLTDPRLLSPQQPALQRSSVSPGLPQRPASAGAMLGGDLSSANGACPSPVGNGYVSARASPGLLPVANGNSLNKVIPAKSPPPPAHSAQLGAPSRKPDLRVITSQGGKGLMHHLNNAQRLGVSQSTHSLTTPVVSVATPSLLSQGLPFSSMPTAYNTDYQLTSAELSSLPAFSSPGGLSLSNVTAWQQPQQPPQPQPPQQPQPQPPQPPQQPQQPPQQQPHLVPVSLSNLIPGSPLPHVGAALTVTTHPHISIKSEPVSPSRERSPAPPPPAVFPATRPEPGDALSSPAGGSYETGDRDDGRGDFGPTLGLLRPAPEPEAEGSAVKRMRLDTWTLK
- the MEF2D gene encoding myocyte-specific enhancer factor 2D isoform X1, yielding MGRKKIQIQRITDERNRQVTFTKRKFGLMKKAYELSVLCDCEIALIIFNHSNKLFQYASTDMDKVLLKYTEYNEPHESRTNADIIETLRKKGFNGCDSPEPDGEDSLEQSPLLEDKYRRASEELDGLFRRYGSAVPAPNFAMPVTVPVSSQSSLQFSNPSGSLATPSLVTSSLTDPRLLSPQQPALQRSSVSPGLPQRPASAGAMLGGDLSSANGACPSPVGNGYVSARASPGLLPVANGNSLNKVIPAKSPPPPAHSAQLGAPSRKPDLRVITSQGGKGLMHHLTEDHLDLNNAQRLGVSQSTHSLTTPVVSVATPSLLSQGLPFSSMPTAYNTDYQLTSAELSSLPAFSSPGGLSLSNVTAWQQPQQPPQPQPPQQPQPQPPQPPQQPQQPPQQQPHLVPVSLSNLIPGSPLPHVGAALTVTTHPHISIKSEPVSPSRERSPAPPPPAVFPATRPEPGDALSSPAGGSYETGDRDDGRGDFGPTLGLLRPAPEPEAEGSAVKRMRLDTWTLK